In Companilactobacillus allii, one genomic interval encodes:
- a CDS encoding MerR family transcriptional regulator — translation MNIKEVAKEYELSEATIRYYEKVGLIPPVHRNSVGYRDFTQEDGNWVSFAKCMRNAGMSVESLAEYISLFDQGDSTVIRRKRILEEQQAVIKAKLDEMQSTYDRISMKIDNYDDHLSKFEKELEEQRENV, via the coding sequence ATGAATATTAAAGAAGTCGCAAAAGAGTATGAACTTAGTGAAGCTACTATTAGATATTATGAAAAAGTGGGATTGATCCCACCAGTACATCGAAACAGTGTTGGATATAGAGATTTTACACAAGAAGATGGTAATTGGGTCAGTTTCGCCAAATGTATGAGAAATGCCGGTATGTCCGTTGAATCGTTGGCTGAATATATTTCACTTTTTGATCAAGGGGATTCAACGGTTATTCGCCGTAAAAGGATTCTTGAGGAACAACAGGCTGTGATCAAAGCAAAACTTGATGAGATGCAAAGCACTTATGATAGGATCTCAATGAAAATTGATAACTATGATGACCATTTGTCAAAATTTGAAAAGGAACTTGAAGAACAAAGAGAAAATGTCTAA
- a CDS encoding NAD(P)H-binding protein — protein MENVLIIGATGSIGSIVRKNLLESSDSHLTLFVRDTSKIKDVNIERESVVSGDAAKISDINSAIEDQDIVFVSVTGNLPEIAQNIVTAMDDEAVQRIIFISSMGIYNEVNSDGDSNNISSALIPYRKAADVIEQSDLDSTIIRPSWFDDELDTNYQLTFKGETFVGRNVSRNSVADLATRIINEPTLYENESLGISRA, from the coding sequence ATGGAAAATGTATTAATAATTGGTGCGACCGGTTCAATTGGCTCTATTGTGAGGAAAAATTTACTAGAATCAAGCGATAGCCATTTGACATTGTTTGTTCGAGATACTAGCAAAATAAAAGATGTGAATATTGAACGTGAGAGTGTCGTCTCTGGTGATGCCGCGAAAATATCTGATATTAATTCAGCCATTGAGGACCAAGATATTGTGTTTGTTAGCGTGACTGGTAATTTACCTGAAATTGCCCAAAACATTGTTACGGCTATGGACGATGAAGCAGTTCAACGTATTATATTCATAAGTTCCATGGGGATTTACAACGAGGTGAATTCAGATGGTGATAGTAACAATATCTCATCAGCACTGATACCATATCGTAAAGCCGCTGATGTTATAGAACAGTCAGATCTAGATTCAACAATCATTCGCCCAAGTTGGTTTGATGATGAGTTAGATACAAACTATCAATTGACCTTTAAAGGTGAGACCTTTGTTGGGAGGAATGTTTCTAGAAATAGTGTGGCCGACTTAGCTACACGTATTATTAATGAACCAACACTCTACGAAAATGAAAGCTTGGGAATTAGTCGAGCATAG
- a CDS encoding zinc ribbon domain-containing protein codes for MKFCIKCGKKIEADSAFCPFCGAKQPSPSVRLLSQVTSSVSKTGDGSHSRQSAQQTDASPVNQPISHPTTKTSHSSLSIIIGVIVLVIVAGLGKYGYNTYQRNHLSDQEIADMSRTVVSKHLGSNNEVYYSKSTNTIDVVPIYGSNFYEDVEEVIVYGEGTESLSNYLEELKKISEEMADQMPTKDHDVKVQLLNPENEDRHLYIIENGTITYDFSE; via the coding sequence ATGAAATTCTGCATCAAGTGTGGTAAAAAAATTGAAGCCGATTCTGCATTTTGTCCATTTTGTGGTGCTAAGCAACCGTCACCATCTGTAAGGCTGCTTAGTCAGGTTACATCTTCGGTAAGCAAGACTGGTGATGGAAGTCATTCTAGACAATCGGCACAACAGACTGATGCTTCTCCTGTCAATCAGCCAATCAGCCATCCCACAACAAAGACTAGTCATAGTAGTTTATCAATTATTATTGGGGTGATTGTCTTAGTTATCGTAGCTGGATTAGGTAAGTATGGCTATAATACTTATCAGCGTAATCATTTATCGGACCAAGAGATTGCTGATATGAGCAGAACGGTAGTTTCCAAACACCTCGGTTCAAACAATGAAGTTTATTATTCAAAAAGTACTAACACAATTGATGTGGTCCCGATTTATGGTTCTAATTTTTATGAAGATGTTGAAGAAGTAATCGTTTATGGTGAAGGAACTGAAAGTCTCTCAAACTACTTGGAAGAATTAAAAAAAATTTCTGAGGAGATGGCGGATCAAATGCCGACGAAGGATCATGATGTTAAAGTTCAATTACTCAATCCTGAGAATGAGGATCGACATTTGTATATTATTGAAAATGGGACGATTACTTACGATTTTAGTGAATAG